From the uncultured Methanomethylovorans sp. genome, the window ACCTTTTTCAGACATGAACCTGGCAGGTCTCAACGATGGGATACGCAATGAAGCATTAAAGCAGATGCACCGCTGCCTTGAGCTTGGAAGCGAGATCGTGGAGCTGGCGGTAGTTCATCCAGGTTACTTATCCCCATATGGCTCACAGATGCCTGAAAAAGCTTGGCAGACTCATATAGAGTCCATACAAAACATATGCGACACTGCTGCAGAGTATGGTATCACGATAGCTGTGGAAAACATGCCTGAAATGCCCAAAATATTTGGAAAATATCCTGATGAGATGCTCAGGACCCTTGAAGAAGTGAACCGGGACAATGTGGGCATGACTCTGGATGTAGGCCATGCGAACACAGTGGGAGTTGTGGAGGAGTTCCTGGAAAAGTGTAAGGATCAGATACTGCACATGCATATTCATGACAACCACGGAAAATCAGACGAACACCTGCCTTTGGGAAGAGGAACCGTCCCATGGAAAAAGGTCATGGAAAGCGTTGAGGGTTACAATGGCAGGCTTGTAACCGAAATGGCCAGCCTGGAAGAAGGTGCGGAGTGCATTGCATATCTTCAGAATCTCTGAATATAACAATATCTCACTTATTTTTCTTATTCTTTAACCCTGCCGTGTCTTTTGTCTATTTCATCCATCATGTCGAGCATCTTGCGGATAGCTGTCCTGATGGCATCTGACTGGTTAACGAATTTCTTGTCATCCCCTACGTGTTTGTTCAGGTCATCCAGCAGTTCCTGGGGGATCTCCACGCTTACTTTTGGCATTAGGTTCACCGTCTGAGTAAAAAGAGTTAATAGGATTTATGTGTTTCAAAAATTTCACTGAGATATATAGAAAGCAAACTGAACAAAATAGCTACGAACAATAGAAGAGATTGGCGAGCCGGAAGGGAGTTGAACCCCTGGCCTACGGATTAAGAGTCCGTCGCTCTGCCTGGCTAAGCTACCGGCCCATCTTCTTTACTGACGTGATGCCTCCATACGTATTTGCCCAATATATACGTTTCGGTATAAACGCGATATAGTATTTATTGAAATCATACAATAATTATCGGTGGTGAGAAGTTTATATATGCTTTACCACGCAGCTCTGCAGTCCCATGATCTCCACCATGTCGCTGTTGTCGGGGCTGTGCACGATCATCTGTCCCTTCTTAAGGTATGGAATACGCTTCTCATATTCTTTTTTGACCTTTAGTGCTCCGATTGCAGCATCGTTTGTCAGGTTAAGAATGATACGCGTGTTGACCTGCTTGAATACCGTGTCATCAATGTCCTGAGGGTCCTGAGTGATGAGGCACAGTCCTAATCCTTCTTTCCTTCCCTGACGTGCAGCATCTGCAAATTTGGACACGATCCTCTTGCTATGATCCCCCGTGGTTCTGGCAAGATACCTATGGGCTTCGTCAAGGGCCAAGATGATGGGTGTTTCCTTGATGGCAGCTTCTCCAGAGGTGCTTAGCTTGTTATCCACTATTATCGTCATCAAAGTGAGAGTTATCAGGTCACGTATACGGGTATTGCTGATGTATTCTGTGGGGAACACGCTGATCTGTCCCGGTTTTATGATCTCATCCAACATCTGGTCTATAGGTCTTGCAGGTTGGTCGAACACCCTGCTAAGAGCTCTGTCCCTTACCCTGCGCACGATTCCATCATAAGAGGCTTCGTGTATTTTTCCGCTTTCCACATAGTTGTCTCTTGTCAAGTCATCGCTGACGTGGTCTAAAAAGCGGTTGTACGTATGTTCTCCTGCCTTTTTGAAGAAATCGTCAAGAAGCAATTCTACTCCCTGGTACTGGAGGTCGGTCATCCCCACAGGTGCCATGAGCCAGGAATTATTTCTCACCATCTCAAAAGGTATGGTAAATTCCAATTGTTGTGCCCGTGAACGCCCATTGTATGATTGTCCATCAACCTTTGCCACGAAGGTCCGGGTATTAACACATCCTCCAAAATCCACTTTCTCGGATTTGAAACTGAATTCATTTTCCTGTGTAAGTTCGGGATTGTCCTCAAACATCTGTGAATACTCATCCTGCGGGTCAAGTATCACAAGGCATGTATTTTTTCTAGCACCGGTGCCTCTCACATTGTAGCGATTTTCCGCTTCCATGAACTGCCTCAGAATATTTTTTGTGAGGAATGTCTTGCCAGTCCCGGTACTACCGCATACCAGCATATGCCTGAACACCAGAGGATCACCCATTGAATAATCATTGCGCAGGTAATATGGCACAGTTGGAGGAACTGCATGGGTTTTCACAACCTCACCGCCAACGCTTAGATGTCCCAGGAAAATACCTTCTTTGGGAATGTTAAGCCCTATCTGGATCTTCATTTTATCTTTAACAGGCATTATAGGTGTGTTTGGCCTAGGTATCCTATCGCTCATGCGCCGGACAAAGCCATTACCTCTGGGATAAAGGATACATATAGGGTCCAGATATGCCAGAAACTTATAATCCACTTCATTTGTAGTGTTGGATCTGAGCATCCTGCGGGAATGTATCTCAGTGGCATCATCTACCTCAAATTCCTGCTTGTACTGCATTTTCCATATTCTTGCAAACAGGTCTTCTTCTCCGTAAGGCACAATAACATATGTTCCCAGCCGGACATCCCTTCTTTTTTCTGTGTTAATGTATCCTGTGATCGTTGCTCCGGATTCCGTTATCTCAAGAGGTTCTATACCTGTGGTAATGATACCAAAGGCTTCATCCATGCTACCTTGAGTATCAGAATGCTTTTCTATAGCCACATCGTATTCTTCAAAGCTGAACTTTTCCTCAATAGTTGTTTCCACAGTTCTTACAGTAATTTCAGTGTCTTTGTCT encodes:
- a CDS encoding sugar phosphate isomerase/epimerase family protein — protein: MKARNLSFSSRVEAGHSFIWVYQLEDLGYTGWEIVQEGLQTLHNGNLGKVREIRDTTDLKITMHLPFSDMNLAGLNDGIRNEALKQMHRCLELGSEIVELAVVHPGYLSPYGSQMPEKAWQTHIESIQNICDTAAEYGITIAVENMPEMPKIFGKYPDEMLRTLEEVNRDNVGMTLDVGHANTVGVVEEFLEKCKDQILHMHIHDNHGKSDEHLPLGRGTVPWKKVMESVEGYNGRLVTEMASLEEGAECIAYLQNL
- a CDS encoding ATP-binding protein: MRMDKDILAYVTSGDKDTEITVRTVETTIEEKFSFEEYDVAIEKHSDTQGSMDEAFGIITTGIEPLEITESGATITGYINTEKRRDVRLGTYVIVPYGEEDLFARIWKMQYKQEFEVDDATEIHSRRMLRSNTTNEVDYKFLAYLDPICILYPRGNGFVRRMSDRIPRPNTPIMPVKDKMKIQIGLNIPKEGIFLGHLSVGGEVVKTHAVPPTVPYYLRNDYSMGDPLVFRHMLVCGSTGTGKTFLTKNILRQFMEAENRYNVRGTGARKNTCLVILDPQDEYSQMFEDNPELTQENEFSFKSEKVDFGGCVNTRTFVAKVDGQSYNGRSRAQQLEFTIPFEMVRNNSWLMAPVGMTDLQYQGVELLLDDFFKKAGEHTYNRFLDHVSDDLTRDNYVESGKIHEASYDGIVRRVRDRALSRVFDQPARPIDQMLDEIIKPGQISVFPTEYISNTRIRDLITLTLMTIIVDNKLSTSGEAAIKETPIILALDEAHRYLARTTGDHSKRIVSKFADAARQGRKEGLGLCLITQDPQDIDDTVFKQVNTRIILNLTNDAAIGALKVKKEYEKRIPYLKKGQMIVHSPDNSDMVEIMGLQSCVVKHI